A genomic window from Plectropomus leopardus isolate mb unplaced genomic scaffold, YSFRI_Pleo_2.0 unplaced_scaffold10679, whole genome shotgun sequence includes:
- the LOC121963268 gene encoding E3 ubiquitin-protein ligase TRIM21-like has product MAAASTSLCEDQFLCSICLDVLTDPVSTSCGHNFCKKCITEHWDNCVFFDCPNCKKKFYTRPELQVNTFVSEMVAHFRQSTQQKVISLRRRAPEPGDVLCDICTGTKLKALKSCLVCLVSYCETHLEPHLTVSRLKRHQLINPLENLEGRICTEHDKQLELFCKTDQTCVCSLCIVSEHKSHDVVPLKEEYERKLADLCETEADIQQLISKKQLKIQEFKHSVNVSTKAADREIAESIQVFTKLREALERNQAKVIETVEEKHRRTEKQAEGFIKELEEEISELKKRSAEMRQLSHSEDHLNFLQSFKSVNAVQPTRDWKDVKVCPPLYEGTVRTAVSQLVKMLKNEIKRLLTEIDLKTVQQYAVDVTLDPDTANQQLILSEDGKQVHCGLVRKNVPDNPNRFYAFLCVLGKQFVSSGRFYFEVQVKGKTKWGLGVARESVDRKALYSVCTNNGYWTVWFINENVHHSLTENCIVLSLKSKPEKVGVFVDYDEGLVSFYDVDAAALIYAYTGCSFMEKLFPVFLPSANLDGKNSASLVICPVNAT; this is encoded by the coding sequence ATGGCTGCTGCCAGCACGTCGCTCTGTGAAGATCAGTTTCTGTGCTCCATCTGTTTGGATGTGTTAACTGATCCAGTCAGCACATCGTGCGGACACAACTTCTGCAAGAAGTGCATCACTGAACACTGggataattgtgttttttttgactgtcccaactgtaaaaaaaaattctacacaAGACCTGAGCTGCAGGTCAACACTTTTGTCTCTGAGATGGTTGCTCACTTCAGACAGTCAACCCAACAAAAAGTCATCAGCTTAAGAAGACGAGCTCCTGAACCAGGAGATGTTCTCTGTGACATCTGCACGGGAACCAAACTGAAGGCCCTGAAGTCCTGCCTGGTGTGTCTTGTCTCCTACTGTGAGACTCACCTGGAGCCTCATCTGACAGTGTCACGCCTAAAAAGACATCAGCTGATCAACCCTTTGGAGAACCTGGAAGGAAGGATATGCACAGAGCACGATAAACAGCTGGAGCTGTTCTGTAAAACTGACCAGACGTGTGTCTGCAGTCTCTGCATTGTTTCAGAGCACAAGTCACATGATGTTGTTCCTCTTAAAGAGGAATATGAACGAAAGTTGGCAGATCTGTGTGAGACAGAGGCTGACATTCAGCAGTTGATCAGCAAGAAACAACTTAAGATTCAAGAGTTCAAACACTCAGTCAATGTCAGCACgaaagctgcagacagagagatagcAGAGAGTATTCAGGTCTTCACCAAGCTGAGGGAAGCTCTAGAGAGAAACCAGGCCAAAGTCATTGAGACGGTGGAAGAAAAGCACAGAAGGACAGAAAAACAGGCTGAAGGTTTCATCAAAGAGCTGGAAGAGGAAATCTCTGAGCTGAAGAAGAGGAGTGCTGAGATGAGGCAGCTCTCACACTCAGAAGACCACCTTAACTTCCTTCAGAGCTTTAAATCTGTGAATGCTGTTCAGCCAACCAGAGACTGGAAAGATGTCAAAGTCTGTCCACCTTTGTATGAGGGGACTGTGAGGACAGCTGTTTCTCAGTTGGTAAAGATGCTCAAAAATGAGATAAAGAGGCTGCTCACAGAGATTGATCTGAAGACAGTCCAGCAGTATGCGGTGGACGTCACTCTGGATCCTGATACAGCAAATCAGCAACTCATCCTGTCTGAAGATGGGAAACAAGTACATTGTGGTCTTGTACGGAAGAATGTCCCAGATAACCCAAACAGATTTTATGCATTTCTCTGTGTCTTAGGGAAGCAATTTGTTTCTTCAGGAAGATTTTACTTTGAAGTTCAGGTTAAAGGGAAGACTAAATGGGGTTTAGGAGTTGCCAGAGAGTCAGTTGACAGAAAGGCGCTGTACAGTGTTTGCACTAATAATGGTTACTGGACAGTGTGgtttattaatgaaaatgtcCACCATTCTCTGACTGAGAACTGTATCGTTCTCTCTCTGAAGTCAAAGCCTGAGAAGGTCGGGGTGTTTGTAGATTATGACGAGGGTCTGGTCTCCTTTTATGATGTTGATGCTGCAGCTCTTATTTACGCCTACACTGGCTGCTCCTTCATGGAAAAACTCTTCCCAGTCTTCCTTCCCAGTGCAAATCTGGATGGTAAAAACTCTGCCTCTCTGGTTATCTGTCCTGTCAACGCTACTTAG